In a genomic window of ANME-2 cluster archaeon:
- a CDS encoding M48 family metalloprotease translates to MLPRIFDRFLIRRLNALPINQLLDWAQHFVDELVTDARVFYFDSAVPRAFAAGKSIFISVGMLELLSGDELKAVLAHESWHIMHNHKTHWLKQLSLMTFTRTSAMQPEIEQMADNFASNIVGPQALISARSKIFL, encoded by the coding sequence ATGCTTCCCAGGATTTTTGACCGGTTCCTCATCCGACGGTTGAATGCATTACCAATAAATCAATTGTTGGATTGGGCTCAGCATTTCGTCGATGAATTGGTAACAGATGCCAGGGTATTTTATTTTGATTCAGCAGTCCCCAGGGCATTTGCAGCAGGAAAGTCAATATTCATATCTGTGGGAATGCTTGAACTATTAAGCGGTGATGAGTTAAAAGCCGTTCTTGCACACGAATCATGGCATATTATGCATAACCATAAGACCCACTGGTTAAAACAACTGTCACTTATGACCTTTACCAGGACCAGTGCAATGCAACCGGAAATAGAACAAATGGCTGATAACTTTGCATCGAATATTGTGGGACCACAAGCCCTTATATCAGCCCGGTCTAAAATTTTTCTGTAA